A part of Bdellovibrionales bacterium genomic DNA contains:
- a CDS encoding site-specific integrase, whose translation MESRIRGLQFHWREGKHFDALRAQLYDKKNRKTMWISAKTHEVLKQINDYLRHKKLSQSGAISDPHFIALKEKFAEDIKKQFGLESYLAKKRVELKTKEFDFGVFLDLFFKQKSQTTAVANSYLSWLNFFWMPLLREKYGCEHPSQFINFEGFIEDDIRQAKTKLGKPYSPHTYSGLTSAFNEFMKFLKKKKVINPEEFFLVYVETDTLEQEKRGKTVSNRGKDYYKSEEIYEIKKKIDLTYPVSGKLSDSELKENKKWKLRAYAILLGCCMGLRRGNIVGLKAEDLHPENQVPYLITSDNIVVGHSRAEKGALKLENSTKTFKGRVELPFIQPDVDILVELAMYIKAEVKKGYILTGGSQTGTIFPDSFNAFWRKIAERAKFRYVHPHGFKHGYASRGAVKLGEWYNNSVYFLHRCCMHSKFETTQNYIKSSVKDGFIDEFKFLKKKSK comes from the coding sequence ATGGAATCTAGGATAAGGGGCTTACAATTTCACTGGCGAGAGGGAAAGCATTTTGATGCTCTCAGGGCACAGCTTTATGACAAAAAGAATCGGAAAACAATGTGGATTAGTGCTAAGACCCATGAAGTTTTAAAACAGATCAACGATTACTTAAGGCATAAGAAATTAAGTCAGAGTGGTGCCATCAGCGATCCACACTTCATAGCTTTAAAAGAAAAATTTGCAGAGGATATAAAAAAGCAATTTGGTCTAGAGTCATATTTGGCTAAAAAACGAGTTGAGTTAAAAACCAAAGAGTTTGATTTTGGAGTTTTTCTCGATTTGTTTTTTAAGCAAAAATCACAAACTACTGCTGTGGCCAATTCGTACTTGAGCTGGCTTAATTTTTTCTGGATGCCACTTTTGAGAGAAAAATATGGTTGCGAGCATCCAAGTCAGTTCATCAATTTTGAAGGATTTATTGAGGATGATATTCGCCAAGCCAAAACAAAACTTGGAAAGCCTTATTCGCCACATACTTATTCGGGCTTAACTTCGGCATTCAATGAGTTCATGAAGTTTTTGAAAAAGAAGAAAGTCATCAACCCTGAAGAATTTTTTCTTGTTTATGTTGAGACCGATACTTTAGAGCAAGAGAAGCGAGGCAAAACAGTCAGCAATCGTGGCAAGGACTATTATAAATCCGAAGAAATTTATGAGATAAAGAAAAAAATTGATTTGACTTATCCAGTGAGTGGCAAGCTCTCGGATTCTGAATTAAAAGAAAATAAAAAATGGAAGTTGCGAGCCTATGCGATTTTGCTTGGTTGCTGTATGGGCCTGCGACGAGGAAATATAGTCGGCCTTAAAGCTGAAGATTTGCACCCAGAAAATCAAGTGCCTTATCTGATCACGAGCGACAACATTGTCGTCGGTCACTCAAGGGCTGAAAAAGGAGCTTTGAAATTAGAAAACTCAACCAAAACTTTCAAGGGGCGAGTGGAGTTGCCATTCATCCAGCCTGATGTAGACATCTTGGTTGAGCTTGCAATGTACATTAAAGCCGAAGTTAAAAAGGGCTACATCCTAACTGGTGGTAGCCAAACAGGGACGATTTTTCCTGATAGCTTTAATGCTTTTTGGAGAAAAATAGCTGAGCGAGCAAAATTCAGATATGTGCATCCTCATGGCTTCAAGCATGGTTATGCAAGCCGAGGGGCTGTAAAACTTGGCGAATGGTACAACAACTCAGTTTATTTTTTGCACAGATGCTGTATGCACTCCAAATTTGAAACCACCCAGAATTATATTAAGAGCAGTGTTAAGGATGGCTTCATTGATGAGTTTAAGTTTTTAAAGAAAAAATCTAAATAG